One part of the Oceanihabitans sp. IOP_32 genome encodes these proteins:
- a CDS encoding amidohydrolase, producing MKKSIVMLCVLTAVFSCRDNKNQAEDNTTTETTQLFFNGDIITMDSEKPEYAEALVEKNGNIVFVGRKTQAEAKHSDAKKINLNGKTLLPGFIDPHSHFAMVSNTMGQVNLNSEPVGTITNINDILERLKQYKEEENIPDGEWIFGWGYDDGQLAEKRHPTKNDIDKILPNNPVYLQHTSGHMGVANALALEFFEVSKDTKSPEGGTIDRFPNSEEPTGLVQETAMYPFVGFMLEKLASKQEAFFDTTQNYYASNGITTAHDGMTDRNTIRFFQSQADAGKFKIDLVALAGYAELESNLKDSTLQFKTYKNGFKVQGTKIVADGSPQGKTAYFTKPYLTEVPGCFNYCRGLPSLTQETLNNLFLKAYKANNQLFVHCNGDATIDMIFNAHQNASKVLNEPLNKDRRTIIIHAQFPRPEQLEMFVDYKMEPSFFTNHAYFWGDVHLENLGKERAEFLSPLVSATRLGLKPTNHSDATVTPIDPIFTLWTAVNRVSRSGVIIGADERATPYQALQAITVNAAYELFDEHLKGTLSVGKLADFVILDKNPLKVEPMTIKDIQVLETFKEGKSVFKQ from the coding sequence ATGAAAAAATCAATAGTCATGCTATGTGTTTTAACTGCTGTTTTTAGTTGTAGAGACAATAAAAATCAAGCTGAAGATAATACAACCACCGAAACTACGCAGTTATTCTTTAATGGCGATATTATCACCATGGATTCTGAAAAACCAGAATATGCTGAAGCTTTAGTTGAAAAAAACGGTAACATCGTTTTTGTAGGACGTAAAACCCAAGCCGAAGCCAAACATAGCGATGCCAAAAAAATTAACCTTAACGGAAAAACCTTACTACCGGGTTTTATAGATCCTCACAGCCACTTTGCTATGGTGTCGAACACCATGGGTCAAGTCAATTTAAACTCAGAACCTGTTGGAACAATTACTAATATTAACGATATTTTAGAACGTTTAAAACAATATAAAGAAGAAGAAAACATTCCAGATGGCGAATGGATTTTTGGTTGGGGATATGATGATGGTCAATTGGCCGAGAAACGCCATCCTACAAAAAACGACATTGATAAAATATTACCAAACAATCCAGTTTATCTGCAGCATACCAGCGGGCACATGGGCGTTGCCAATGCATTAGCACTCGAATTCTTTGAAGTTTCCAAAGATACTAAGAGTCCAGAAGGTGGTACGATTGATCGTTTTCCTAATTCGGAAGAACCAACGGGTCTAGTTCAAGAAACAGCCATGTATCCCTTTGTAGGTTTTATGCTAGAAAAATTAGCTTCAAAACAAGAAGCATTTTTCGATACGACACAAAATTATTATGCTTCAAATGGTATTACCACAGCACATGATGGTATGACCGATAGAAACACCATACGCTTCTTTCAATCGCAAGCCGATGCTGGAAAATTTAAAATTGATTTGGTGGCATTGGCAGGTTATGCCGAATTGGAATCCAACTTAAAGGATTCCACGCTTCAATTTAAAACCTATAAAAACGGCTTTAAGGTACAAGGCACAAAAATAGTTGCAGATGGGTCTCCACAAGGGAAAACGGCCTATTTCACAAAACCTTATTTAACCGAAGTGCCCGGTTGCTTTAACTATTGTAGAGGTTTACCTAGTTTAACGCAAGAAACCCTAAACAACTTATTTTTAAAAGCCTACAAAGCCAACAATCAATTATTCGTGCACTGTAACGGTGATGCCACCATAGACATGATTTTTAATGCGCACCAAAACGCCAGTAAAGTATTAAATGAGCCACTAAATAAAGACCGAAGAACCATCATTATTCATGCGCAATTCCCAAGACCAGAGCAATTAGAAATGTTTGTAGACTACAAAATGGAACCTTCGTTTTTTACCAACCATGCCTATTTTTGGGGTGACGTGCATTTGGAGAATTTAGGTAAAGAAAGGGCAGAGTTTTTAAGTCCTCTGGTAAGTGCCACACGCTTAGGCTTAAAACCTACCAACCATTCTGATGCTACGGTAACCCCAATCGATCCTATTTTTACACTATGGACTGCTGTAAATCGAGTGTCACGATCGGGTGTAATTATTGGAGCAGACGAAAGAGCCACACCTTATCAAGCCCTTCAAGCCATTACTGTAAATGCGGCTTACGAATTATTTGACGAGCATTTAAAAGGCACTTTAAGCGTGGGCAAGCTAGCAGATTTTGTGATATTGGATAAAAACCCTCTAAAAGTAGAACCCATGACAATTAAAGATATTCAGGTTTTAGAAACTTTTAAAGAAGGAAAAAGCGTATTCAAACAATAG
- a CDS encoding SDR family oxidoreductase: MNISNLFNLKGKTAIVTGGANGIGKATAIILAQHGANIAIGDFNIEDAKVTAQDIEALGVKVIAVACNVLKDEDLVNLVDTTVKELGGVHILINNAGGGGGGRENPFKISIDDIKRDYELNVFSGWRLCQLVVPHMKKAGYGSIVFTTSISSINKSPNMSGYAGSKAAVNHTVANLAHDFGPEVRINAVGPGATRTASLESVLTPEIEETMLKHTPIKRLGKAEDIAGAMLYFASPISEWVSGQTIFVNGGGEQTLE; the protein is encoded by the coding sequence ATGAACATATCAAATTTATTTAACCTAAAAGGAAAGACTGCTATTGTAACCGGTGGCGCAAACGGCATAGGAAAGGCAACCGCTATAATTCTAGCACAACACGGTGCAAACATAGCTATTGGAGATTTTAATATAGAAGATGCAAAAGTAACCGCACAAGACATTGAGGCTTTAGGAGTAAAAGTGATTGCTGTAGCTTGTAATGTATTAAAAGATGAAGATTTAGTTAATTTGGTTGACACCACAGTTAAAGAATTAGGCGGTGTCCATATTTTAATCAATAACGCTGGTGGCGGTGGTGGCGGTAGAGAAAATCCTTTTAAAATTTCGATAGATGATATTAAACGCGATTACGAATTGAACGTATTTAGCGGTTGGCGATTATGCCAATTAGTCGTACCACACATGAAAAAAGCTGGCTATGGCTCTATTGTGTTTACTACATCGATATCTAGTATAAACAAAAGCCCTAATATGAGTGGTTACGCGGGGTCTAAGGCAGCTGTAAACCACACAGTAGCCAATTTGGCTCACGATTTTGGCCCCGAAGTACGCATTAATGCTGTTGGCCCAGGAGCCACACGAACAGCATCACTTGAAAGTGTCTTAACTCCTGAAATAGAGGAAACCATGTTAAAGCACACACCAATTAAACGCTTAGGTAAAGCTGAAGATATAGCAGGCGCTATGCTCTATTTTGCATCCCCAATTTCTGAGTGGGTTAGTGGACAAACTATTTTTGTAAATGGTGGCGGAGAACAAACCTTAGAATAA